Below is a genomic region from Streptomyces puniciscabiei.
ACCCAGCGCGGCCCCGTCGGCAGCCCGGCCCGCCGCAGCGTGCGCCGGGCGCGCACCAGCCGTACCAGCAGGCCGAGGGCGACGGCGAGCAGCACCGCCGCGACGACGGCGCCGATCACCAGCACGGTGGTGGTGGAATCCATCCGGCCTCCCTCCAGAGTGCAACGGTACGGCTACGACGACTGTCCGGCCGCGCGGTGACCGCTACGACGGCTGCCCGACCCCACCTTCTCGGCTACGACGACCGGTCCGTGCCGTCGGCGGGCTCGGTGCTGCCGTTCCCCGTCGATGCGTCCGGCGCGCCGTTCACCGAGCCCGGCGCCGGGCCCTGCGGGGCGGGCGCCGGCTGTTGCCGGCCCTTGGGGGCGAACCGCAGCCGCTCGAACGTCCGGGTCAGCTGCTGCAACGCGCCCGGCGTGCGGGACGCGGGCCGCTGCGGCGGGAGAGCGGGCGCGGGGACGTCACGGTAGGCGGCCAGTGCCTCCAGGGCCTGCTCGGCGGCCTCCTTGTACAGGTCACGGGACCTGGTCATCGCCTCCAGCGCCTCGGCGTACCGCGCGACCAGCCGCCGTTCCCGTTCCAGCTCCTCCTGGAGGGTCAGCAGGGTCCAGTTCTCCCGCAGGTCGGTCAGCGCCTCCTCGGCCTCCTGCGGCAGGGGCCGGGGCAGGGCGGCGAAGTGCCGCAGGGCCGCGAGGAGTTCGGCGGGCTCGGAGCCGTCCAGGAAGACGCTGCGCACGGTGTGCTCGCGGCTGTCGTAGCCCTCCGGCGCCGGGTCCGGGGGCAGCAGCACCGCGCCACCGCGCGGCACCTCGACGCCGAGGTCCT
It encodes:
- a CDS encoding DUF1232 domain-containing protein produces the protein MDSTTTVLVIGAVVAAVLLAVALGLLVRLVRARRTLRRAGLPTGPRWVFWGAVAYLLLPTDLLPDPVYLDDIAVLLLALRSLRATRPLPPGPAEP